The following are from one region of the Treponema denticola genome:
- a CDS encoding DNA-directed RNA polymerase subunit alpha — translation MARKNLLKGFKKPKGLEFAQQESTESYGKFTASPFETGFGTTIGNCLRRILLSSIQGYAISAVLITSHDADGVPHTISSEFENIPNVSEDTLEILNKLKQIRLRLSDESEQGDFHFEFKGPASITSKDFAVEGQLEILGEPFHVMELMKGANVSFDVQVDFGRGYVPAEVNEKYIEIVGTIPMDAIYGPVLKVSYAIEPCRVGQRNDYDKLILEIWTDSTVRPEDVLGEAAKIAKDHFSIFINFNENDYLGEDEDDNEEAVIKQLLATSINTLDFSVRAKNCLDSAGIKTLGELAQKSEDEIESMRNVGRMTLNEIHAKLAEYNLRLGMTDYSHLKNTIKVSRQKEETDEA, via the coding sequence CGTAAAAATCTTTTAAAAGGATTTAAGAAGCCGAAAGGCTTGGAATTTGCTCAGCAAGAATCAACCGAAAGCTATGGTAAGTTTACGGCATCCCCTTTTGAGACCGGTTTTGGAACAACAATCGGAAATTGTTTGAGGAGAATTTTATTGTCCTCAATTCAAGGTTATGCCATATCGGCAGTGCTTATAACATCGCATGATGCCGACGGTGTACCCCACACAATTTCAAGTGAGTTTGAAAATATTCCGAACGTCTCCGAAGATACGCTGGAAATTTTGAATAAACTAAAGCAGATCCGCCTCCGTTTATCGGATGAGTCGGAACAAGGTGACTTTCATTTTGAATTTAAGGGGCCTGCGTCGATAACCAGCAAAGATTTTGCCGTTGAAGGACAGCTTGAAATTTTAGGCGAACCTTTTCATGTTATGGAACTTATGAAGGGTGCTAATGTTTCGTTTGATGTTCAAGTAGATTTCGGTCGAGGTTATGTACCGGCAGAAGTTAATGAAAAATACATTGAAATTGTCGGAACTATTCCGATGGACGCAATCTACGGTCCTGTTTTAAAAGTAAGCTATGCTATTGAACCTTGCAGAGTAGGACAAAGAAACGATTACGATAAGCTCATTCTTGAAATTTGGACTGACAGTACGGTCAGACCTGAAGATGTTTTGGGCGAAGCTGCAAAAATTGCAAAAGATCATTTTTCCATCTTTATTAATTTTAATGAAAATGATTATCTCGGTGAAGATGAAGATGATAATGAAGAAGCGGTAATTAAACAGCTTTTAGCAACTTCGATTAATACTCTCGATTTTTCCGTTCGGGCTAAAAACTGCTTGGACTCGGCCGGTATTAAAACTCTCGGCGAACTGGCTCAGAAGTCGGAAGATGAGATCGAAAGTATGCGCAATGTCGGCAGAATGACTTTAAATGAAATTCATGCTAAATTGGCGGAATACAATTTGCGCTTGGGTATGACTGATTACAGTCATCTAAAAAATACGATAAAAGTATCAAGACAGAAGGAAGAAACAGATGAAGCATAA
- the rplQ gene encoding 50S ribosomal protein L17, which translates to MKHKNGFNPLSRTTAHRRALHRNMVTSLFKYERITTTKQKAMEVRRTAEKLITRSKVDTFNNRRHAAKYIWDDDIVKKLFSDIGPRMKDRNGGYTRILKIGFREGDAADVAILELVDYDFEKKEKDTKKKDDSKKSDDKKTSKKEAGFKSSKGESEHKKNTDQVVDSSSNRRYNRVKGS; encoded by the coding sequence ATGAAGCATAAGAACGGCTTTAATCCGCTTTCGCGTACAACTGCACATCGCCGTGCTTTGCACCGAAATATGGTTACATCGCTATTTAAGTACGAGCGGATTACGACAACAAAACAAAAAGCGATGGAAGTACGCCGAACTGCGGAAAAATTGATTACACGCTCAAAGGTTGATACATTCAACAACAGGCGTCATGCTGCAAAGTATATCTGGGATGATGATATTGTAAAAAAACTATTCAGCGATATCGGTCCTAGAATGAAAGACAGAAACGGCGGTTACACCCGTATCTTAAAAATCGGCTTCCGTGAAGGCGATGCAGCTGATGTTGCTATCTTGGAACTTGTAGACTATGACTTTGAAAAAAAGGAAAAGGATACAAAGAAAAAAGATGATTCAAAAAAATCCGATGACAAAAAGACTTCCAAGAAAGAAGCAGGTTTTAAATCGTCAAAGGGTGAATCAGAACACAAAAAAAATACCGATCAGGTAGTAGATAGTTCATCAAATCGGAGGTACAACCGTGTCAAAGGCTCATAG